In Planctomycetia bacterium, the genomic stretch GACCAGACCCTGCCCGCGCTGATGAAGGCCGCAGGCTATCGCACCGGGATCATCGGCAAGCTGCATGTGAATCCCAAGAGCGCGCTTCCTTTTGAATTCAACCGTAATGCCGATCTCGGGCCGAACGGCGCTCGCGAGATCCGCGCCATGGCGGAGGCGGCGGGAGAATTCATCGGCGCCGATCGCGCGAAGCCTTTTTTCCTGATGATGAGCTATGTGGACCCGCATCATCCCTTCGCCGCGCAAATGGACGGCCTGCCGGAAAAGCCGACCCTTCCCGGCGAGGTACCGCCGTGGCCGTTTCAGCAGGTCGAGGACGAGACCACGCGCAAGGAAGCGGCGAACTACTACAACTGCGTGCGTCGCCTCGATACGGGGGTCGGTCTGTTGATGGCAAAACTCAAGGCGGCAGGCGCCGATGAAAACACGTTGATCGTTTTCCTCGGTGATCACGGACCGCCGTTCGCACGCGCCAAGACGAGTTGTTATGAAGCCGGCCTGCGCGTCCCCTTCTTGCTGCGTTGGCCGGGCGTGACTCAGCCCGGCTTCGTGAGCGACGCTTTCGTCTCCTCGGTAGATATTCTGCCCACGATCCTAGACGCCACCGGCATCGAGATCCCCGCGCATGCCCAAGGCCGCTCTTTGCGCAAGGTCGGAGCCGGCGACGTCACCGGTTGGCGCAACACGTTGGCGGGTGAATATCATCAGCATGGCGAGAGTCCGTTCTTCCCCCGCCGAGCGCTTCGTGACGCGCGGTTCCAAGTCATCCACAACTTGCTCGCCGGGAAAGCCATCACATTGCCTAGCGTCGATGGCGACACCGCACACCTCGTCGCCCAAGCAGCGGCCTACGCAGGCACCTCGGCCCGCAAGGCGATGGAACTTCTACCCAATCCGCCGGAGTGGGAACTCTACGATCTGGAGGCCGACCCAGGGCAATTCCAAAACCTCGCCGCCGATCCCGCCCATGCCGAAACCCTCAAGCGGATGCAGGGACTACTGCACGACTGGCAAACGGAAACACGAGATCCCTTCCTCGACCCCGCCGTGGTGGCAAGGAAGCACGCCGAGGTAAACGAGAAGGGGAAGTCGCTCATACCGCAATGAGTCTATGCACATCCACTTGAACTCCATTAGTCGTTTTGACGAAGCACTCTGAAATCAATATTTCCGCCTCAACTAGGCCACCAAAAAAACCACCGATTAACTGCCGTGAATCAAACCATTACTCTCCTCACCGTTTTGCTACTCGTCCCAATGACGACGCTACAAGCTGCCGACAAAGCGGACCTTGATCGACTCGTGGCGGAGACTCACGACGCTTCGCTTAAGCTGAGAGATGAGGCCTTACGCAAGACCATCGCCAAGGACACGGTTTGGCCCTCGGGCACTTGGGGGGACAATCTCTGGACCCTCGCGGCCCTCTATTTAAACGAGCAGGTGGATACGGCTAACGCACGCCTGCTCAAGCCGGCGAACGACTACATCGAGTTGATTCGGAAACATGGGAACCAACCCGTCACCACTCCCGAGCAGCCGGGAATCGCGCCCTGGACCTTCTTTTCCGTCACCGACTATGTGCGGACCCTCTGCCTCTTTCATTCGAAGAGCACACACTTTCCCGGCCGACTGAAGCCGGAAACGGAAGCCGCAATGAAGGAGGCACTCTGGCTTTGGGTCAGTGGGGAAAGTCGGATTGCCGACGCAGGCCAGGACAAACTGTTCCTGTTGCTTGGTACGGAGAATCACGATCTGAACCGGCGGCCGAACTACTATCTGATCACCGCGATGTTGAACGATGACCCGGCTTTTCGTGATCGTAAACTGCGTGACGGCCACAGCGTTGCGGAACACGCCGAAGCCCACGCGGCGTTTCTCCGCGAATGGCCCCGTCGTCGAGCAGCTGCCGGACTTTGGGTTGAGGTCGGTTCGAACGGCTATCAGAAATACTCCTGGCCGGCACTGTTCAATCTGCACGAACTCGCCCCCGATCCTGTCATCCGCAAGCGCTTCGGCCTGTTGCTCGATCTGGCGTTCATCGAAGATGAGCAGATCTCCGTGCGCGGCCGCCGCGGCGGGGGAAGAAGTCGGGCCTATTCCGGCGCCAACAGCTTCGAGCCCTACAAGAACCTCCTCTTCGCTGCGGAAGGTCATTCGACAGGATCCAGTCATTCCCGCGTGATCGAAACCAGCCGCTACCAACTGCCGCCCGAGGCGATCTTCCTACGCAAGCGGGCCTTTGCGGCGACGGAGCCGTTCGTCATCCGCAATCGCGTCCTCGGTGAGCTCGAAAGGGCCAAGTCAGGTGAAGACGCAGGCGAGCGGCTCGCCGCCGACTCCGCGTTGGTCAACTACGCCTATCGTACGCCCCATTATCTCCTCGGCAGCACCCTCCAGGATCCGGCTCTCACGACACCCGATCTTAAAGGGGGCCTGACCCTGAAGTATGCCGGGATCTCCAGACAGAATCGTGCCTGCGGCATGCTCTTCGATGACCCGGCCGGTAAAGAGATATGCGCCGTCTACCCGATGATCGAGCATGGGGGCGGCGGCCGACCTCAACACTCTTTCTGGAGCGTGCAGCACGAGAACGTGCTCATCCTCCAGCGCATAGCGCCCCTGGGCCGCACCTTCCTCGGGTCTTACAACACCGACGCGATCGGCATCGGCTTCGAGGGCGAGGCGCTCAAAAAGGTCGAGGACGGTGGCTGGATCTTCGCTCACAACGGTAAGGCCTTCGTCGGCGTGAAATTCCTCGACGGCGGATACCGATGGGACGAGAAGAAGTCGCTGGCGACGCCCGCCGAGTTCGACAAAGCCACCGACAAGTCGCGCGTCCTCCTGCACGCCGGTGACATCGCGAGCCACGGGTCATTCGACGAATTCAAAGCCGACGTGCTGGCCGGACGCCTAAACGTCACGCCTGACAAGGTGGATTACCGGTTCGGCCCAACTTCCACGCATCTCGAAGTCGCGATCTATGATGCCAAGGCCCTCGAGCGCTTTACAATGCCGCTCATCAACGGCAAGCCCGCGGACTTGCGCCCGGCGAAGACCTACCAGAGTCCTTTTCTCAATGCCGACTTCGGCAGCGACAAGATTTCCGTGAGCGTCGGCCCGGTACATCGGCTGTTAGACTTTTCGCAGTCAACCATCGGCGATGACATACAATAACAAATCCGAATACCAAAATGAGATTCACCAACTTTCCGAGCATCCTGTTACTAATCGCTTTGTCGACGACGACCCTCGCGGAGGAAAAGTCTACCAAAGTGCCTTCCGGTCGGTCGTACACCTACAAAACATCCGCCGGCAAACCGCGCGCGATGGAAATCTATTTTCCGCCGAATCACGACCCTACGAAGTCGAAAGTGCCGGGCATGATCCTCTTTCACGGCGGCGGCTGGAGCGGCGGCTCGCTGGATCAGTTCCGCTTCGCCTGCGCCTACTTCGCCGGCCGTGGGTTGGTCTGCGCTACGGCTGAGTATCAGATGCTCCGCAAGGACGACACTGCGGACCTGCCAAAGGGCGAATCGCGCAAGCGCGTTTGTGTCGTTGATGCGAAGAGCGCCATCCGTTGGTTCAAGCAACATGCGGGTGAACTCGGCATTGATCCCGCTCGCATCATCACCGGCGGCGGCAGTGCGGGCGGCCACATCAGCGCTCTAGCCACCATGAACCCCGGCCTCAACGATCCGGCTGATCCGAAGGACATCAACACGAGCGTTGTCGCCTATCTTTGGTTCAACCCCGCCTTTTCCCCGGGTGATGACAAGGATCCCGAGATCCACATCCTGCACCATCAACAGGCGGATGTCCCGCCGGCAATCGTATTCTTCGGCGATCAGGACAACTGGAAGGAAGGCTGGGACACGGCCCAAGGGAAATGGCGATCTCTCGGCACGAAAACCATCGAACTTCAGATCGCTCCCGGCCAGTCGCACGGCTTCTTCAACAAAGAGCCATGGCGCACCCTCACGCTCATCTCCGCCGACGAGTTTTTGGTCAAGCAAGGCTTGCTCGCCGGCAAGCCGACTCTCCAGGCCCCGGCCACGGCGGAGAAACTTATTGCCGATCCCAAAGAATGAAACAACGAATTATTATCCTGACGGCCTGCCTGCTCCTTTGCGTTCAGGCTAGTACCTCTGCTGCCGACAAGCCCAACATCCTCGTCATCCTCGCCGATGACCTGGGGGTCGGCGATATGCACTTATTGAATCCCGGGCATGGCAAGATCAAGACGCCGCATCTCGACCGCCTCGCCGCCGCAGGGATGACATTCACCGACGCTCATAGCGGCTCGTCGGTTTGCACACCGACGCGTTACGGACTGCTGACCGGTCGTTACGCCTGGCGAACGCGATTGCAAGCCGGCGTGCTCGACGGCGGTAACGATGAACCGCTCATCGTCGCGGATCGGCTCACCTTGCCGGGCCTGCTCCGACAACACGGTTACTCGACAGGTTGCATCGGCAAGTGGCACCTCGGCTTCAACTCCGAGATGGCTTCCTCTAAGCCCGCAAAAAAGCCGCGCGGCGGGCTGCCCGTAGGCTCTCGCATCGTCGGCGGCCCGACGACCCGCGGGTTCGATTACTACTGGGGCTGTTCCAATGCCCGCACGATGTCGAGCCTGATCGAAAATGACCGCGTAATCGAAAGCGTCGAACCGATCGCGATGCTGCCGCGTTTGACGAAGCGGGCTGTCGATTATCTGGGAGAACGCGCCGCCGACGCTAATGCCGGCCGCCCGTTCTTTCTCTATGTGCCGCTGACATCGCCGCACACGCCGATCATCCCGACCGAGGAGTGGCAAGGCAAAAGCGGTCTCGGCGACTACGGCGATTTTGTGATGCAAACCGACGCCGCGGTCGGCGACTTGCTCGCGGCCCTCGATCGACACGGTTTAACGAACAACACGCTCGTTGTCTTTTCCAGCGACAACGGCTGCTCACCGCAGGCCGGTATCAAAAAGCTCGAAGCTCAAGGTCACTTCGCGAGCGGGCCGTTTCGCGGCTACAAGGCCGATATCTGGGAAGGAGGCCATCGAGTGCCGTTCTTCGTGCGTTGGCCGGGCATCGTCAAGCCTGCGAGCAAAAGCTCGCAAACGATCTGCCTCGGCGATCTGATGGCGACATGCGCTGAGTTGCTAGGAGCAAAACTACCCGAAGCCGCTGCCGAGGATAGTATCAGCATTCTGTCGCTGCTGCGAGGCGACGACAAGCCGGTTCATGACGCGGTCGTGCATCACTCGATTAACGGTCGCTTCGCAATTCGCGCCGGAGACTGGAAACTGGCGTTCTGCTCAGGCTCGGGCGGTTGGGGTAGTCCGAAGGACGAAGTCGCCGGACAACAGGCGCTCGCCGAGGTGCAGTTATATAATCTCGCCGACGATCCGGGCGAGAAAACCAACCTGCAACAAGAATATCCGGAGGTCGTCGCGCGTCTGACTACTCAGATGCAGCAATTCATCGCCGACGGACGTAGCACTCCCGGGGCGAAGCAGCCGAACGATGTCAACATTCAGTTGTTCAAGAAGCCGATTCCATCGCCCAAGAGAACAAAATGATTCGGTTGCTTTTCTTGTTGCTCGTTCTCATTGGTGCAGCGGCCTGTCACGCCGCCGACAGAGCGGATACGCCGCCTCCACCTAAGCCCAATATTCTGTTCATCGTCTCAGACGATCAACGCGGAGATTGCGTCGGCGCGCTGGGACATCCCGATCTGAAAACGCCGGCCCTCGATACGCTTGTCGCGCGCGGCCATGTGTTTCGCAATACCTACTGCATGGGTAGCATGGTCGGCGCGGTCTGTCAGCCGAGTCGAACCATGCTGATGACGGGCCGTTCTCTGTGGCGAGTTCCGGGGCGTACCGAAGTCGAAACGCCGACGATGGGTTCGGTGTTCCGCAAAGCGGGTTACGACACGTTGTTTATCGGCAAGCAGGGCAACACCTATCGACCCGGTAACGAAGCCTTCGAGACGTTCGTTTACCACGGCGAGAAGAACCATATCGAAGCCCCGATCTACATGGCGGATAAGACGATCGAGTGGCTGCGCGAGCACCCTAGCGGCGCAGGCAAACCTTTCTTCATCTATCTCGGTCCGCCGGTGCCGCACGATCCGCGCGTGTCCCCGGCGAAGTACATGGAAATGTACGATCCGGCGAAACTCACGCTGCCGAAGAGTTTTATGCCGCAACATCCGTTCGACAACGGCGAGTTGCGAATCCGTGACGAAATGCTGGCTCCGTTCCCACGCACGGAAGCGGAGATGCGTCGACAACTGGCGGACTACTACGCGATCACGTCGCATCTCGATTTTCACGTCGGTCGGGTTCTAGATGAGTTGAAAGCGCAAGGTCGGCTCGAGAACACGCTCATCGTCTATACCAGCGACCATGGCCTTGCGGTCGGCGGAATGCACGGTCTGATGGGCAAGCAAAATCTCTACGAGCACAACAAGCCGCCGCTGATCATCGCCGGACCAGGCATCGCCCCAGGTAAGAGCGATGCGCTCGTCTATCTCTACGATTTGTTCCCCACGCTCTGCGACTACGCCGGCCTCGCGGTTCCTGAACGAGTCGACGGCCGTAGCTTGCTGCCGGTGATCAAGGGAGAGAAAAAGGGGGTCCGCGATTTGTTGCTCGGCGGCTATCGCGACTGCCAGCGGATGATTCGCGACCAACGCTGGAAGCTGATCGAGTACCGAGCCGCAGACGGTCGTCATACCCAACTGTTCGATCTCGAAAACGACCCGGATGAGTTGAGCAACCTGGCCGCCGATACGGCACACGCAGAGACTTTGGCGAATCTCCGCCAAAAACTCGCTGCCGCTCGTGACGCATCCGGAGATCCGATCGACTTCGAGGCGCCTTTTTCCCGTATCGGCGACGGCAAGGGAGCCTCCGCAAAAAAGAAGAAAGTTAAGGACTCGCCATGAAGCAAATCCCAATCGCGTTTGTCTGCCTATTGTTGGTTCAGTGGACTGAACAACATGTCGCCGATGCCAAGCAGCCCAACATCGTCATCTTGTATGCCGACGATCTGGGGTGGGGTGATCTGAGCGTTCAGAATCCGCAGTCGAAGATTCCCACGCCGCACCTGGATCGTTTGGCCGGCGAAGGGATGCGATTTACGAATGCCCACAGTTCATCGGGCATTTGCACGCCGAGCCGTTATGCCCTGCTCGAAGGGCGCTACCATTGGCGCAAGTTCCACGGCATCGTGAACTCGTTCGATCAACCGGTTTTGGACGACGAGAAAACGACGCTGGCCGAGTTGCTCAAAACCAAGGGGTATCGGACCGCTTGCATCGGCAAATGGCATTTGGGGTGGGACTGGAATGCGATTAAGCGACATGGCTCGAAAGGCGACGGCAAAGGCTTCGCTCCTGATGCCTTCGATTGGTCGAAGTCGATTCCCGGCGGTCCCTTATCCCACGGCTTCGACTATTACTTCGGCGACGATATTCCCAACTTCCCGCCATACGCGTGGTTCGAGAACGATCGCGTCGTCACCGAACCGACGCAGCGGTTGACGACCACAAAGCCGACCGCCGAAGGGAAATGGGAATCGCGTCCCGGACCGGCCGTGAAGGACTGGGACTTCTGGGCCGTGATGCCGACCCTCACGGAAAAGGCCGTCGACTGGATCGGGAAGCGGAAGCAAGACGAACCGTTCTTCCTGTACTTCCCCTTCACTTCGCCTCATGCGCCGATCGTTCCCACGTCGGATTTTCAAGGTAAGTCGCAGGCCGGAGGCTACGGAGACTTCGTGGCGCAGACCGATGCGACCGTGGGACGCGTGATGCAAGCCTTGGAAAAGGGAGGCTTCGCCGAGAACACGCTCGTCATCTTCTCCGCCGACAACGGGCCGGAGGGATACGCCTACGAGCGCGTGAAGAAGTTCAACCACCGTAGTATGGGACCGCTGCGAGGGGTGAAACGTGATCTGTGGGAGGGGGGCCACCGCGTGCCGCTGGTCGTGCGTTGGCCGAAAACCGTTCCTGCGGGACGGGTCAGCGACGACCTGTTGAGCCAGATCGATCTCTATGCCACGATCGCCGCCGTCGTCGGTGTCGAAATCCCCGCCGGTTCTGCTGAAGACAGCTACAATCAACTCCCGTTGCTCCGCGGCGAGTCACCATCCGCACGCGACACGCTCGTACACAACACCAATCCCAAAGGCTACGCGCTGCGGCACGGCGACTGGGTACTTATCGAGGCGAAGACCGGAGGCGTGACGAAAGTCCCGTCCTGGTTCGACGAAGCAAATGGTTACGCCGAAAACACGCAGCCAGGCGAACTCTACAACCTGCTTAACGACCTCGGACAGAAGAAGAATCTCTACGCCGAAATGCCGGAGAAGGTCACGGAGTTGCAAGAACGCCTCCGAGCCGTCCGCGGCAAAGGCCAAGTCCGCTAAATCAATCACGCCCCATCGGAAGGACTGCCTCGTGAAACGCGCCCTGTTTGTCCTCCTCGCTTTATCGAGCATCGCTCCTCAATCCTCGGCAACGAGCCACGGTGCCGAGTCGGTCAAGCCGAACGTCGTGATGATTTATATCGACGACCTGGGCTATGCCGACATCGGCCCGTTCGGCGCAACGAAGCAGAAGACGCCGCACCTCGACCGG encodes the following:
- a CDS encoding arylsulfatase; this translates as MKQRIIILTACLLLCVQASTSAADKPNILVILADDLGVGDMHLLNPGHGKIKTPHLDRLAAAGMTFTDAHSGSSVCTPTRYGLLTGRYAWRTRLQAGVLDGGNDEPLIVADRLTLPGLLRQHGYSTGCIGKWHLGFNSEMASSKPAKKPRGGLPVGSRIVGGPTTRGFDYYWGCSNARTMSSLIENDRVIESVEPIAMLPRLTKRAVDYLGERAADANAGRPFFLYVPLTSPHTPIIPTEEWQGKSGLGDYGDFVMQTDAAVGDLLAALDRHGLTNNTLVVFSSDNGCSPQAGIKKLEAQGHFASGPFRGYKADIWEGGHRVPFFVRWPGIVKPASKSSQTICLGDLMATCAELLGAKLPEAAAEDSISILSLLRGDDKPVHDAVVHHSINGRFAIRAGDWKLAFCSGSGGWGSPKDEVAGQQALAEVQLYNLADDPGEKTNLQQEYPEVVARLTTQMQQFIADGRSTPGAKQPNDVNIQLFKKPIPSPKRTK
- a CDS encoding arylsulfatase, which gives rise to MKQIPIAFVCLLLVQWTEQHVADAKQPNIVILYADDLGWGDLSVQNPQSKIPTPHLDRLAGEGMRFTNAHSSSGICTPSRYALLEGRYHWRKFHGIVNSFDQPVLDDEKTTLAELLKTKGYRTACIGKWHLGWDWNAIKRHGSKGDGKGFAPDAFDWSKSIPGGPLSHGFDYYFGDDIPNFPPYAWFENDRVVTEPTQRLTTTKPTAEGKWESRPGPAVKDWDFWAVMPTLTEKAVDWIGKRKQDEPFFLYFPFTSPHAPIVPTSDFQGKSQAGGYGDFVAQTDATVGRVMQALEKGGFAENTLVIFSADNGPEGYAYERVKKFNHRSMGPLRGVKRDLWEGGHRVPLVVRWPKTVPAGRVSDDLLSQIDLYATIAAVVGVEIPAGSAEDSYNQLPLLRGESPSARDTLVHNTNPKGYALRHGDWVLIEAKTGGVTKVPSWFDEANGYAENTQPGELYNLLNDLGQKKNLYAEMPEKVTELQERLRAVRGKGQVR
- a CDS encoding sulfatase codes for the protein MATSANAQTKPNVLLIVADDLGLQLSCYGDKHIRTPNIDALAASGARFKTAYVAQASCSPSRTSIFTGLFPHTHGHIGLAKPNNPPLREEFRDQTLPALMKAAGYRTGIIGKLHVNPKSALPFEFNRNADLGPNGAREIRAMAEAAGEFIGADRAKPFFLMMSYVDPHHPFAAQMDGLPEKPTLPGEVPPWPFQQVEDETTRKEAANYYNCVRRLDTGVGLLMAKLKAAGADENTLIVFLGDHGPPFARAKTSCYEAGLRVPFLLRWPGVTQPGFVSDAFVSSVDILPTILDATGIEIPAHAQGRSLRKVGAGDVTGWRNTLAGEYHQHGESPFFPRRALRDARFQVIHNLLAGKAITLPSVDGDTAHLVAQAAAYAGTSARKAMELLPNPPEWELYDLEADPGQFQNLAADPAHAETLKRMQGLLHDWQTETRDPFLDPAVVARKHAEVNEKGKSLIPQ
- a CDS encoding alpha/beta hydrolase; translation: MRFTNFPSILLLIALSTTTLAEEKSTKVPSGRSYTYKTSAGKPRAMEIYFPPNHDPTKSKVPGMILFHGGGWSGGSLDQFRFACAYFAGRGLVCATAEYQMLRKDDTADLPKGESRKRVCVVDAKSAIRWFKQHAGELGIDPARIITGGGSAGGHISALATMNPGLNDPADPKDINTSVVAYLWFNPAFSPGDDKDPEIHILHHQQADVPPAIVFFGDQDNWKEGWDTAQGKWRSLGTKTIELQIAPGQSHGFFNKEPWRTLTLISADEFLVKQGLLAGKPTLQAPATAEKLIADPKE
- a CDS encoding sulfatase-like hydrolase/transferase → MIRLLFLLLVLIGAAACHAADRADTPPPPKPNILFIVSDDQRGDCVGALGHPDLKTPALDTLVARGHVFRNTYCMGSMVGAVCQPSRTMLMTGRSLWRVPGRTEVETPTMGSVFRKAGYDTLFIGKQGNTYRPGNEAFETFVYHGEKNHIEAPIYMADKTIEWLREHPSGAGKPFFIYLGPPVPHDPRVSPAKYMEMYDPAKLTLPKSFMPQHPFDNGELRIRDEMLAPFPRTEAEMRRQLADYYAITSHLDFHVGRVLDELKAQGRLENTLIVYTSDHGLAVGGMHGLMGKQNLYEHNKPPLIIAGPGIAPGKSDALVYLYDLFPTLCDYAGLAVPERVDGRSLLPVIKGEKKGVRDLLLGGYRDCQRMIRDQRWKLIEYRAADGRHTQLFDLENDPDELSNLAADTAHAETLANLRQKLAAARDASGDPIDFEAPFSRIGDGKGASAKKKKVKDSP